A genome region from Magnetococcales bacterium includes the following:
- a CDS encoding hydrogenase iron-sulfur subunit: MRPIRKAGDALFLRLEGWFNRTFGNHLNPFYHLGSLTFFFFWVVLVSGIYVFIFFETRVDHAFNSVEYMTHDQWWLAGIMRSLHRYASDAAVITIFLHMFREFFRDRYRGVRWFSWITGVPTLWLVVLLGISGYWLVWDMLAQYIAVVTAEMIDWLPITLGSMALNFIGDQVSDRFFTLMAFLHLLGFPVALVFLLWTHVSRISHIDFNPPKVLAWGSMVALLVLSLVKPAVSHGPADLSLAPTVLQLDWFYLNIYPVSDILGPAWAWGIPTGVTFFLMMLPWMPRKKPEPIAEVDLDYCNGCGQCGVDCPYGAVTMQPRSDGRKFLLEPTVSASLCTSCGICMGACTSSNPYRQSKGRLLTGIEMPHYSAEALRKEVTDKIAALSGKDRILVVGCDFAADPMPLETSEVAVVRLPCTAMLPPSFLDFSIRKGIDGVLVTGCRDGDCYFRFGNHITLDRISGLREPRLFGRTDQERIDVFWAAQQESSQLTDRLAEFRQRLDKIKDKPKSPKNRKEA; encoded by the coding sequence TTGAGACCCATTCGCAAAGCGGGCGATGCCCTCTTTCTCCGGCTGGAAGGGTGGTTCAACCGCACCTTCGGCAATCATCTTAATCCCTTCTATCACCTTGGATCCCTGACATTTTTCTTTTTTTGGGTCGTACTTGTCAGCGGGATCTACGTTTTTATCTTTTTTGAAACCCGTGTGGATCACGCTTTCAATTCTGTGGAGTATATGACCCACGACCAGTGGTGGCTGGCGGGGATCATGCGTAGCCTGCATCGGTATGCCTCGGATGCGGCGGTCATTACCATCTTTTTGCACATGTTCCGAGAATTTTTCCGGGATCGCTACCGGGGTGTGCGCTGGTTTTCCTGGATTACCGGTGTGCCGACCTTGTGGTTGGTGGTGCTGTTGGGGATTTCCGGCTACTGGCTGGTGTGGGACATGTTGGCCCAATATATTGCCGTCGTCACAGCGGAGATGATTGACTGGCTGCCCATCACCCTGGGCTCCATGGCCCTCAATTTTATCGGCGACCAGGTTTCCGACCGCTTTTTCACCCTCATGGCCTTCCTGCATCTTCTGGGCTTTCCGGTGGCTCTGGTATTTCTCCTCTGGACCCACGTCAGTCGTATCAGCCACATCGATTTCAACCCCCCCAAGGTACTTGCTTGGGGATCGATGGTGGCCTTGTTGGTTTTGTCCCTGGTCAAACCCGCTGTGAGCCACGGTCCAGCAGATCTTTCTCTGGCTCCGACGGTCTTGCAACTCGACTGGTTTTATCTCAACATTTACCCGGTTTCTGACATTCTGGGCCCAGCCTGGGCTTGGGGAATCCCCACTGGAGTCACTTTCTTCCTGATGATGCTTCCCTGGATGCCACGGAAAAAACCCGAACCGATCGCTGAAGTGGATTTGGATTATTGTAACGGCTGCGGTCAATGCGGAGTGGACTGTCCCTATGGTGCGGTGACGATGCAGCCCAGAAGCGATGGTCGCAAGTTTCTCCTGGAACCGACAGTCAGTGCCTCCTTATGCACCTCCTGCGGCATCTGCATGGGGGCCTGCACCTCTTCCAACCCCTATCGTCAATCCAAAGGTCGGCTGCTTACCGGCATTGAGATGCCCCACTATTCAGCTGAGGCGTTGCGCAAGGAGGTGACTGACAAGATTGCAGCCTTGAGCGGAAAAGATCGGATTCTCGTCGTCGGTTGTGATTTTGCGGCGGATCCCATGCCTCTGGAGACATCAGAAGTTGCTGTGGTACGGCTGCCGTGTACGGCCATGTTGCCGCCATCGTTCCTCGACTTTTCAATTCGCAAAGGAATTGACGGTGTGCTGGTTACCGGCTGTCGGGATGGGGATTGTTATTTCCGCTTTGGCAACCACATCACCCTGGATCGGATTTCCGGGCTACGGGAGCCCCGCCTCTTTGGTAGGACGGATCAAGAACGTATCGATGTTTTTTGGGCGGCCCAGCAGGAAAGCTCCCAGTTGACGGATCGATTGGCAGAATTCCGCCAGCGGCTGGATAAAATCAAGGATAAGCCCAAGTCCCCTAAAAACCGGAAGGAGGCGTAG
- a CDS encoding SCO family protein — translation MASYLTTTAHPNHPSSLHSLQRSGRLFGLTTLFVVWAVFIWLLPPDDAWAGIEQAPGSTNTVPGEKTVFPPLFQPAAPDFDAKEAFRLSREVIGSKVSNHIFKDRKGRKRALASFRGKPLIISLVYSSCYHVCSVTSRYLDEVVQNAREALGEETFSVVTIGFDTRVDTPAAMTTFARQQQISDPRWHFLSTDAETIKNLTRELGFSYIRSPRGFDHIVQATVVDQEGIIFRQVYGEIFDVPSLVEPLKGLILGRPVSEDEPILDDMIRRFRFFCTVYDPTLDAYKFEYSFFVGMFIGGTIILITGIWLFREVRRANYFRKS, via the coding sequence GTGGCTTCCTATTTGACAACCACAGCACACCCCAATCATCCCTCCAGCCTCCACTCCTTACAGCGATCCGGTCGGCTTTTTGGCCTGACGACGCTGTTTGTCGTGTGGGCTGTTTTTATCTGGCTTCTGCCACCGGACGACGCTTGGGCGGGGATTGAGCAAGCCCCTGGGTCAACGAATACAGTCCCCGGTGAAAAAACCGTTTTTCCACCTCTGTTCCAACCAGCCGCGCCCGATTTCGACGCCAAAGAGGCCTTTCGTCTGAGCCGGGAGGTGATTGGAAGCAAAGTTTCCAACCATATATTCAAGGATCGCAAGGGACGTAAGCGCGCCTTGGCCTCTTTCCGGGGCAAACCCCTCATTATCAGTCTGGTCTATTCCAGCTGCTACCATGTCTGCTCGGTGACCTCCCGCTATCTGGATGAAGTGGTGCAAAACGCCCGGGAGGCCTTGGGTGAAGAGACCTTTAGCGTCGTCACCATCGGTTTCGATACCCGTGTTGATACCCCAGCGGCCATGACCACCTTTGCCCGTCAGCAGCAGATCTCCGATCCCCGTTGGCATTTTCTCTCCACCGATGCTGAAACCATCAAAAACCTCACCCGGGAGCTGGGATTTTCCTATATACGCAGCCCCAGGGGATTCGACCACATTGTTCAAGCGACCGTTGTAGACCAGGAAGGCATCATTTTCCGTCAGGTCTACGGGGAGATCTTTGACGTTCCCAGCCTGGTGGAACCCCTGAAGGGATTGATCCTGGGTCGCCCGGTTTCGGAAGATGAACCGATTCTGGATGACATGATTCGGCGTTTTCGTTTTTTTTGCACCGTCTACGACCCCACCCTGGACGCCTACAAATTTGAATATTCATTTTTTGTGGGCATGTTTATCGGTGGCACCATCATCCTGATTACTGGCATTTGGCTCTTTCGTGAAGTGCGCCGGGCCAACTATTTTAGAAAAAGCTGA
- the cyoE gene encoding protoheme IX farnesyltransferase — translation MGTLAKNILTLFKLRIGVAMVFTALVGLAITPGPAPETWQTLLLAMAIILSAGAAGGLNHYYDRDIDSVMDRTQGRPFVTGALPYSPWWLALFLFLTVMPVGLVWYYINATSALHVFLGAFFYGVVYTIWLKRRTWLNIVIGGLAGSFAVLAGAAVVDPVFSPLPIALAFVLFLWTPSHFWSLAIALKPQYVSAHIPMLPVVAGEKVASRAILSNTALLVAASVVPFYYGMGWIYLAGALLGGGYFLAKSLQLAFNPGPALAMSNFRASLVQLMLLLSAVLADQWLPI, via the coding sequence TTGACCCTCTTTAAGCTACGTATCGGCGTAGCCATGGTTTTCACAGCCCTTGTGGGGCTTGCCATCACACCGGGACCTGCGCCCGAAACGTGGCAAACCCTGCTGCTTGCTATGGCGATCATTCTCTCTGCCGGTGCAGCTGGTGGCCTTAACCACTATTACGACCGGGATATCGACTCCGTCATGGATCGAACCCAGGGACGGCCCTTTGTGACGGGTGCCCTACCCTACTCCCCCTGGTGGTTGGCGCTCTTTCTGTTTCTGACAGTGATGCCGGTTGGGTTGGTGTGGTACTACATCAATGCAACCTCAGCACTACATGTCTTTCTCGGGGCCTTTTTCTACGGTGTGGTCTACACCATATGGCTCAAACGCCGTACTTGGCTCAACATCGTCATCGGCGGTTTGGCAGGCAGCTTTGCGGTTTTGGCTGGTGCTGCGGTGGTGGACCCGGTTTTTTCACCGCTCCCCATTGCACTCGCCTTTGTGCTCTTTCTCTGGACGCCATCCCATTTCTGGAGCTTGGCCATTGCACTCAAGCCCCAGTATGTCTCGGCCCACATCCCCATGCTGCCGGTGGTGGCTGGAGAGAAGGTCGCCTCCCGGGCCATCCTCTCCAACACAGCTCTCTTGGTAGCTGCTTCGGTGGTTCCCTTCTACTACGGTATGGGCTGGATCTATCTGGCTGGTGCGCTTTTGGGGGGGGGATATTTTCTGGCCAAAAGCCTGCAGCTCGCCTTTAACCCGGGACCTGCCTTGGCGATGTCCAACTTTCGCGCCTCTCTGGTACAACTCATGTTACTGTTGAGCGCGGTCCTGGCGGATCAGTGGCTTCCTATTTGA